AAGCGACAGGAACAGGTGGACCCGCAGCCAAATCTAGCGGGAAGTTGTGCGCATTGCGTTCGTGCATTACTTCGATTCCCAAGTTGGCGCGGTTTAAGACATCTGCCCAGGTTGCAACAACACGACCTTGCGAGTCAATCACCGATTGGTTGAAGTTGAACCCGTTGAGGTTGAACGCCATTGTGCTGATGCCCAACGCGGTGAACCAGATGCCAATGACTGGCCATGCTCCTAAGAAAAAGTGGAGAGATCGTGAATTATTAAAACTCGCATACTGCCAAATCAACCGTCCAAAGTAGCCGTGCGCTGCGACAATGCTGTAAGTTTCTGCTTCTTGCCCAAACTTATAACCCAAATTTTGCGATTCGATTTCGGTCGTTTCCCGAATCAGTGAGGAAGTGACTAACGAACCGTGCATTGCACAGAACAACGCACCGCCAAACACCGCCGCTACGCCCAACTGATGGAAGGGGTGCATTAAGATGTTATGCTCCGCTTGGAACACAAGCATAAAGTTGAACGTACCAGAAATACCCAAAGGCATACCGTCAGAGAAACTACCTTGCCCAATTGGGTAAATCAAGAATACAGAAGTTGCCGCAGCGACAGGTGCAGAGTAGGCTACACAAATCCAGGGACGCATCCCCAAGCGGTAGCTCAGTTCCCACTGCCGACCTAGCCAGCAAAAAATACCAATGAGAAAATGAAAAACGATGAGTTCGTAGGGTCCACCGTTGTATAGCCATTCATCCAACGAAGCTGCTTCCCAAATAGGATAGAAATGCAAGCCGATCGCATTAGAAGAAGGAACAACAGCGCCAGTAATAATGTTGTTTCCGTAAAGCAAGGAACCGGAAACAGGTTCGCGAATACCATCAATATCGACAGGTGGAGCGGCAATAAAGGCAATGATGAAAC
The sequence above is a segment of the Chroogloeocystis siderophila 5.2 s.c.1 genome. Coding sequences within it:
- the psbA gene encoding photosystem II q(b) protein, which gives rise to MTTTLQRRESGNLWERFCDWVTSTENRLYVGWFGVLMIPCLLTATICFIIAFIAAPPVDIDGIREPVSGSLLYGNNIITGAVVPSSNAIGLHFYPIWEAASLDEWLYNGGPYELIVFHFLIGIFCWLGRQWELSYRLGMRPWICVAYSAPVAAATSVFLIYPIGQGSFSDGMPLGISGTFNFMLVFQAEHNILMHPFHQLGVAAVFGGALFCAMHGSLVTSSLIRETTEIESQNLGYKFGQEAETYSIVAAHGYFGRLIWQYASFNNSRSLHFFLGAWPVIGIWFTALGISTMAFNLNGFNFNQSVIDSQGRVVATWADVLNRANLGIEVMHERNAHNFPLDLAAGPPVPVAFTAPTISG